In one Tindallia californiensis genomic region, the following are encoded:
- a CDS encoding TrmO family methyltransferase domain-containing protein: protein MKWISIGTVVATPEREKVSVQLYSGYEKALDKLHLFSHCLLFHLTEDQIQISVTEIVNVSMKNRELLLAFPEQKRLKTTSENPVFSGQLVDIKPYFPAEEVVLDPPENIKAFSIHSLSFIGEYNLQGNQPIIQLYEKMLPLPNTLISNNSYARVLWYFDRFDSRHYRRIRTCTPPYNNAPRTGIFASRSPVRPNPLGSTIVKIQDCHSSSGTIKIEGFDGFPGTKIFQIIAYDPLIESIPTAKIPPWVSHWSSFKRFSKPKAIPSFCEGSVEKEFYQEPLDLQRPVKHPDLEETLSADQEEDPDKIHVHHASIHNLKSVSVSIPKNSITVITGVSGSGKSSLAFDTLYTESQKQFMDLTFSNPLTENALLDISVDKISGLLPSIAIKQQSFHSNPRSTVGTLTKVADLLKLIFTVIGERKCPVCHQKIDASHVCSKCGEILFDSTPQIFNYNHPDYMCPVCKGLGVQRQVDQSKIVEYPEKSLLDGASSFYGNLRKHRKKPNANWIRGEILALAEDLKEDLSLPFHQLSSSFKQQFFHGSKGREVRLAYETAKGTSGIISRPVEGALSIIQRLSSDSRTSKGHNSLKKYMSSSLCCHCQGERLLEEARLINIHGYRYPQIVTLSITELQNWCHGIYGKLTKQQQQKTSTLFRKLNHRLNRMHSVGLGYLSLNRNLPSLSGGEAQRLKLAIQLGTGLSGILYILDEPSKGLHPKDYQFLLKGITALKETGNTVIVVEHKQCFLSIADMHLRMGPKAGRYGGELVLVQHRQEIKASLSEDHWHPQRNQLSLADRFPETCFFKDSTKKNPPFIHLKKVSTNNLKGIDVAFPIGMISAVIGVSGSGKSSLVTKTLYPYLLKTLGKSVDTTGTFEEITGLETIQKVFYVHQHPIGNHSRSNPGTYIGVFDLIRNYYAATDAAKKQGFTKDYFSFNSKKGQCPDCLGLGEIPIDNHYMEGVYIPCSLCQGKRYTTEVLEIKVKQLSIGDILDMEIHDLMDFFQDEQEIFHLISMLHKVGLGYLKLGQKASSLSGGESQRLKLAKELSKKHNYHSLYILDEPTTGLSNEDVNKVLLLLKELQAKGATIIIIEHHPHILSECDYIIELGPGGGHQGGRLLQCGFPEPPAD from the coding sequence ATGAAATGGATCTCAATAGGTACGGTAGTAGCAACCCCTGAAAGAGAAAAAGTTTCTGTTCAGCTATATTCCGGTTATGAAAAAGCACTGGACAAGCTTCATCTTTTTTCTCATTGCTTGCTTTTTCATCTGACAGAAGATCAAATCCAGATTTCTGTCACAGAGATAGTAAATGTATCCATGAAAAACCGAGAACTTCTTCTTGCCTTTCCTGAACAGAAAAGGCTCAAAACCACTAGCGAAAACCCTGTTTTTTCCGGACAATTGGTAGATATAAAACCGTATTTTCCAGCCGAAGAAGTTGTCCTGGATCCACCTGAAAACATCAAGGCTTTTTCTATTCATTCTCTTTCTTTTATTGGAGAATATAATCTGCAGGGTAATCAGCCAATAATCCAGCTTTATGAAAAGATGCTACCCCTTCCAAACACACTCATTTCCAACAATAGCTATGCAAGGGTACTTTGGTATTTTGACCGCTTTGATAGCCGTCATTACCGACGTATTCGTACCTGTACGCCGCCTTACAATAACGCTCCCAGAACTGGCATTTTTGCCAGCCGTTCACCGGTTCGCCCCAACCCTTTAGGGTCAACCATTGTAAAAATCCAGGATTGCCACTCTTCTAGTGGAACTATTAAAATTGAAGGTTTTGACGGTTTTCCAGGAACAAAAATTTTCCAAATAATAGCTTACGATCCTCTTATTGAAAGCATTCCAACAGCAAAGATTCCTCCATGGGTATCCCATTGGTCTTCTTTCAAGCGTTTTTCCAAACCGAAAGCTATTCCTTCTTTTTGTGAAGGCTCTGTTGAAAAAGAATTCTATCAAGAGCCTCTTGATCTGCAGCGTCCTGTTAAGCATCCTGACTTGGAAGAAACCCTCTCTGCCGATCAGGAGGAGGATCCAGATAAAATTCATGTTCACCATGCGTCTATTCACAACCTCAAAAGTGTGTCTGTATCCATTCCTAAAAATAGCATTACAGTGATCACAGGAGTCAGCGGAAGCGGAAAATCCAGCTTGGCTTTTGATACGCTTTACACAGAAAGTCAAAAGCAGTTTATGGATTTAACTTTTTCAAACCCTTTAACTGAAAATGCATTATTAGATATTTCTGTTGATAAAATCAGCGGCTTGCTACCTTCCATCGCCATCAAACAACAATCTTTTCATTCCAACCCAAGATCTACCGTCGGAACACTGACTAAAGTCGCTGACTTATTAAAGTTGATATTCACTGTTATTGGCGAAAGAAAATGTCCGGTTTGTCATCAAAAGATTGATGCTAGCCATGTATGTAGTAAATGTGGTGAAATATTGTTTGACAGCACGCCTCAGATCTTCAATTATAATCATCCAGATTACATGTGTCCTGTCTGTAAAGGCTTAGGAGTCCAAAGGCAGGTGGATCAATCTAAAATCGTTGAGTATCCTGAAAAATCACTGTTGGATGGTGCATCTTCTTTTTATGGAAACCTTAGAAAACACAGAAAAAAACCAAATGCTAACTGGATTCGGGGAGAAATACTTGCCTTAGCAGAAGATTTGAAGGAAGATTTATCTTTACCTTTTCATCAGCTGTCCTCCTCATTTAAACAGCAGTTTTTTCATGGTTCGAAAGGACGTGAAGTCCGCTTGGCTTACGAGACAGCTAAAGGAACATCCGGTATTATCAGCAGACCAGTAGAAGGAGCTCTTTCAATTATTCAACGTTTATCTTCAGATTCCAGAACTTCTAAAGGTCACAACTCTCTTAAAAAATATATGTCCTCGTCCCTGTGTTGTCATTGTCAGGGAGAAAGATTATTGGAAGAAGCCAGATTAATCAATATCCATGGCTACAGATATCCTCAGATAGTGACACTTTCTATTACTGAACTGCAAAACTGGTGCCATGGCATTTACGGAAAACTTACTAAACAACAGCAGCAAAAAACCAGCACTTTATTCCGAAAACTAAATCATCGCTTAAACCGGATGCATTCTGTAGGTTTAGGGTACCTTTCCCTCAATAGAAATTTGCCAAGTTTATCCGGTGGAGAAGCACAACGACTAAAGTTAGCGATTCAGTTAGGCACTGGTCTGTCCGGTATTTTATATATTTTGGACGAACCTTCTAAAGGTTTGCATCCTAAAGATTACCAGTTTCTTTTGAAGGGCATTACAGCGCTGAAGGAAACGGGTAACACCGTTATTGTCGTAGAGCACAAACAATGTTTTCTTTCTATTGCCGACATGCACTTAAGAATGGGGCCAAAGGCTGGTCGTTACGGCGGTGAATTAGTGTTGGTTCAACACCGTCAGGAAATAAAAGCCTCCCTGTCAGAAGACCATTGGCATCCTCAAAGGAACCAACTTTCTCTTGCCGATCGTTTTCCTGAGACTTGCTTTTTCAAAGATTCTACCAAAAAAAACCCGCCTTTTATTCACTTAAAAAAGGTATCCACCAATAACTTGAAAGGTATCGATGTAGCTTTTCCTATAGGTATGATCAGTGCTGTGATCGGTGTTAGTGGTTCTGGAAAAAGCAGCCTCGTTACCAAAACGCTTTACCCTTATCTTCTGAAGACTTTGGGAAAAAGTGTGGATACCACTGGGACTTTCGAAGAAATCACTGGCCTGGAAACCATTCAGAAGGTTTTTTATGTTCATCAACATCCCATAGGCAATCACTCCCGTTCAAACCCCGGAACATATATCGGTGTCTTTGATTTAATCAGAAATTACTACGCCGCTACCGATGCTGCAAAAAAACAGGGTTTTACTAAGGATTACTTTAGTTTCAATTCCAAAAAAGGCCAGTGTCCGGATTGTCTTGGTCTGGGAGAAATTCCTATCGATAACCACTATATGGAAGGCGTTTATATCCCTTGTTCACTATGTCAGGGGAAAAGATATACTACGGAAGTATTGGAAATCAAAGTGAAGCAATTATCCATCGGAGATATTCTCGACATGGAAATTCATGATCTAATGGATTTTTTTCAGGATGAACAGGAAATTTTTCACCTTATTTCCATGTTGCACAAAGTTGGTTTAGGATATCTTAAACTAGGCCAAAAAGCTTCCAGTTTATCCGGTGGAGAATCTCAACGATTAAAACTGGCAAAAGAATTATCTAAAAAACACAATTACCATTCCCTTTATATTTTAGACGAGCCAACTACAGGCCTTTCAAATGAAGATGTCAACAAGGTGCTTCTTCTTCTAAAAGAACTACAGGCAAAAGGAGCCACTATCATCATCATTGAGCATCATCCTCATATTCTCTCCGAATGTGACTATATCATCGAACTTGGTCCCGGAGGTGGCCATCAGGGAGGCCGTCTCCTTCAATGTGGATTTCCGGAGCCACCGGCTGACTAA
- a CDS encoding AraC family transcriptional regulator produces the protein MKNKTIHYIEQINRVQDYIESRLDTPLTLRELSQIANFSEYHFQRIYHTVTGEALYGFIKRIRLEKAAYMLLADPKRPVIDIAMNVGFSSQSSFSKAFKRKYGVSSSCYRRAYRYPKPSGVFQRTLQSTSQNPVLPLDIILREEAPLQLIYTRYTGPYHSNSNLFTGLFKKLYQWADQQHLITEESRWFVLYHDYGYETDEESLRISVCMSVNRPVSIQKNIGIMTLEKASYAVGRFLVSPTEYSNAWNYMYAVWLPNSGCQLADTYSFEHYPPIPMQDSRRFVEIYIPILR, from the coding sequence ATGAAAAATAAAACAATCCATTATATAGAACAAATCAATAGGGTTCAGGATTACATCGAAAGCCGGTTAGATACCCCTCTTACTTTAAGAGAATTATCACAGATAGCCAATTTTTCTGAATACCATTTTCAGAGAATTTACCATACTGTGACCGGCGAAGCTTTATATGGATTCATCAAAAGAATCCGATTGGAAAAAGCAGCTTATATGCTTCTGGCTGATCCTAAAAGACCTGTCATTGATATTGCTATGAATGTTGGATTTTCCAGTCAGTCTTCTTTTTCAAAAGCCTTCAAGCGTAAATATGGTGTCAGCAGTAGTTGCTATCGAAGAGCTTATCGATATCCAAAACCATCTGGTGTTTTCCAAAGAACACTTCAAAGCACTAGCCAAAACCCGGTTCTCCCCCTTGATATCATCCTCCGGGAAGAAGCTCCGCTTCAACTTATCTACACGAGATATACCGGACCCTACCATAGCAACAGCAACCTTTTCACTGGCTTATTCAAAAAACTCTATCAATGGGCGGATCAGCAGCATTTGATCACAGAAGAAAGCCGATGGTTTGTCCTTTATCATGATTACGGATACGAAACTGATGAGGAATCCCTTCGAATCAGCGTCTGTATGTCCGTAAACCGTCCTGTTTCCATCCAAAAAAATATCGGAATAATGACCCTCGAAAAAGCGTCCTATGCCGTCGGTCGTTTTCTGGTATCCCCAACAGAGTATAGTAATGCATGGAACTACATGTATGCTGTTTGGCTTCCTAATAGTGGCTGTCAACTGGCTGATACATATTCTTTTGAACATTACCCTCCAATTCCGATGCAAGACTCCAGACGCTTTGTAGAAATCTATATTCCTATCCTAAGGTAG
- a CDS encoding uracil permease, with protein sequence MTKQQVNYPWFKKEDIDGFFALFQNNLANFVLIAVALIGMGYPTSIVYGRVIPGAAVSVLFGNVYYAYMANRLAQKEGRTDVTALSYGISTPVMFVYLFGVMGPALAFTGDPEIAWRIGLAACFFGGLVEVAGSFIGNWVRKTLPRASMLGALAGVAFTFIGGELFFNVHEMPMIGFIVLAIIIVGLIARKAMPFRLPASLFAIIIGTVLAYSLGEVEMSRIAEGMDTVGVYPFLPTLGFIEGFQYLMGPMVGLIAVLLPISIYNFIETMNNVEAMASAGDDYSARECMLVDGCGIMLGSLFGGVFPTTVYIASVGSKWMNAGRGYSVINGGVFLLASLFGIVAAISEIIPVPVIAPILVFVGISMVAQTFAAVPQRHFPAVVIAMFPYFGNYVMTRFNNAAGETVAGISSGIVPLGQGAMFSGLIWGAIVVYIIDDDYPKAAIASLVAAALAATGFMHAPELTLFYDYKFAAGYVIMAIMFIVFDRFGSDETSEASLVD encoded by the coding sequence ATGACAAAACAGCAAGTGAATTACCCATGGTTTAAGAAGGAAGATATTGATGGTTTCTTTGCTTTGTTCCAAAACAATCTGGCTAATTTCGTATTGATCGCTGTAGCACTGATTGGAATGGGTTACCCTACCAGTATTGTATATGGGCGGGTAATACCGGGAGCTGCTGTATCGGTTTTGTTTGGAAACGTTTACTATGCATATATGGCGAATCGATTGGCGCAAAAAGAAGGAAGAACCGATGTAACCGCTTTATCTTATGGGATTAGTACGCCGGTTATGTTTGTTTATTTATTTGGCGTTATGGGACCAGCCTTAGCCTTTACCGGTGATCCGGAAATTGCTTGGAGAATCGGCCTGGCCGCATGCTTCTTTGGTGGACTGGTAGAAGTAGCGGGAAGTTTTATTGGTAACTGGGTGCGTAAAACACTGCCTCGAGCTTCGATGCTGGGAGCTTTGGCAGGCGTAGCTTTTACTTTTATTGGCGGTGAGTTGTTTTTTAATGTTCATGAAATGCCAATGATTGGATTTATTGTATTAGCAATTATTATTGTAGGGTTAATTGCCAGAAAAGCCATGCCTTTTCGGTTACCAGCGTCTTTATTTGCAATTATTATTGGTACGGTGTTGGCGTATAGTTTAGGCGAAGTAGAGATGAGTCGGATTGCTGAAGGGATGGATACGGTCGGTGTTTATCCATTCTTGCCGACCCTTGGATTTATTGAAGGCTTCCAATACTTGATGGGGCCTATGGTAGGGTTAATTGCCGTATTATTACCGATTTCTATTTACAATTTTATTGAAACCATGAACAATGTAGAGGCGATGGCTTCAGCCGGTGATGATTATAGTGCACGGGAATGTATGTTAGTGGATGGTTGTGGTATTATGTTGGGAAGTCTTTTTGGCGGCGTATTTCCAACGACGGTTTACATTGCCTCTGTAGGATCTAAATGGATGAACGCCGGTCGGGGCTATTCAGTGATTAATGGGGGAGTATTCTTACTAGCTTCATTGTTTGGTATTGTAGCGGCGATTTCTGAAATTATTCCTGTACCTGTGATTGCACCGATTCTTGTGTTTGTTGGCATCTCTATGGTGGCTCAGACCTTTGCAGCTGTGCCTCAGCGTCATTTTCCGGCTGTAGTGATTGCCATGTTCCCTTATTTTGGGAACTATGTCATGACTCGGTTTAATAATGCGGCTGGTGAAACCGTAGCCGGTATTTCTAGTGGAATTGTTCCATTAGGTCAGGGCGCTATGTTTTCAGGGCTGATTTGGGGAGCTATTGTCGTCTATATTATTGACGACGATTATCCAAAAGCGGCGATTGCTTCTTTGGTGGCTGCTGCTTTGGCCGCCACTGGATTTATGCATGCTCCGGAACTCACGCTTTTCTACGATTATAAGTTTGCCGCTGGTTATGTCATTATGGCGATTATGTTTATTGTTTTTGATCGGTTTGGAAGCGATGAAACCAGTGAAGCATCTTTGGTTGACTAA
- a CDS encoding PucR family transcriptional regulator, whose translation MIRQNGITLEEVMKMDCMKKCHIIAGHRGVFNTVSKVNIMADPDALEWVNECEFLLTTAYYFKQESLEKQKELVRRSAQRGLSALGVKIRPYLEELPLEVLETANELDFPIVELDDSLPFSDIMTPIFQEVFNKQTSLLQRIEKIHEQLMNVMLRGGDIEQILQIVADHLQNPVMLHIEGKNIWRQGGGKIDDQLWQALPENAKQFLEHAEKRKDQGQFLEDQVTLVQKRIRRMTMPIVVKNRVSGFLMAWAIKTPLGGFDLSVLESATTTIALEVLRQMSIRDVENRYRVEFFEDLISMDSHRKEKALEKAALFHLTPTDSFMVLVIHGEEKSTEMSGDLFDKINWIHYETEKYLRETTVKSLMIFKTDSLYVILSSPLEKELQRLALAYGKEILSRQPKKQAHLNFRVGIGRCYIGLEQVDQSYEDAIKALQHGPLIDEPQTAYFEDLGIYKILCHPCLEKELNRFYEKTLAPLVAYDEKKSSELLKTLEAYYQQGGNLRKTAQSLYTHYNTTLYRMENIQKITGMDLTNHKDRLNLEVALKVKKLLNR comes from the coding sequence ATGATACGTCAAAATGGTATTACCCTGGAAGAAGTCATGAAAATGGATTGCATGAAAAAGTGTCACATCATCGCAGGACATCGTGGCGTTTTTAATACGGTTTCCAAAGTGAATATTATGGCTGACCCCGATGCCTTGGAATGGGTGAATGAATGTGAGTTTTTGTTAACCACTGCTTACTATTTCAAACAGGAAAGCTTGGAAAAGCAAAAAGAATTGGTACGCCGTTCTGCTCAAAGGGGACTCTCTGCCTTGGGCGTTAAAATCCGGCCTTATTTAGAAGAACTTCCGCTGGAAGTTTTAGAAACAGCCAATGAACTAGATTTTCCGATTGTAGAACTCGACGATTCTCTGCCTTTTTCAGATATTATGACACCTATTTTTCAGGAAGTCTTTAACAAGCAAACTTCCTTACTGCAGCGAATCGAAAAAATTCATGAGCAATTAATGAACGTCATGTTGCGAGGTGGCGATATTGAGCAAATCCTCCAAATTGTTGCCGACCATCTTCAGAACCCGGTGATGCTTCATATTGAAGGAAAAAACATCTGGCGACAAGGTGGCGGAAAAATCGATGACCAGCTATGGCAAGCTTTACCTGAAAACGCAAAACAATTTCTGGAACATGCGGAAAAGCGAAAGGATCAAGGACAATTCCTTGAAGATCAGGTTACCTTAGTCCAAAAAAGGATTCGGAGAATGACAATGCCGATAGTCGTCAAAAACAGAGTTTCTGGCTTTTTAATGGCCTGGGCCATCAAAACGCCTCTGGGTGGTTTTGATTTGTCTGTACTGGAATCAGCCACTACCACTATTGCACTGGAAGTGTTAAGGCAAATGTCTATCCGGGATGTGGAAAACCGATATCGTGTAGAATTTTTTGAGGATTTAATCTCAATGGATTCTCACCGTAAAGAAAAAGCACTGGAAAAAGCTGCCTTATTCCACTTAACACCGACAGATTCTTTTATGGTTCTTGTCATTCATGGCGAAGAAAAATCCACAGAAATGTCTGGTGATTTATTTGATAAAATTAACTGGATTCATTACGAAACAGAAAAATATCTGCGGGAAACAACCGTAAAATCTTTAATGATTTTTAAGACAGACAGCCTATATGTTATTCTGTCCTCTCCTTTGGAAAAGGAACTACAGCGATTAGCGCTGGCCTATGGAAAAGAAATTTTGTCTCGTCAACCAAAAAAACAAGCCCACCTTAATTTCCGGGTAGGCATCGGTAGATGTTATATTGGTTTGGAGCAGGTGGATCAAAGCTATGAAGATGCGATAAAAGCGTTACAACACGGACCTCTTATCGATGAACCACAAACAGCTTATTTTGAAGACCTGGGGATTTACAAAATCTTATGCCATCCTTGCTTAGAAAAAGAATTGAATCGATTTTACGAAAAAACTTTAGCTCCTTTGGTAGCTTACGACGAAAAAAAATCTTCCGAACTCCTCAAAACCCTGGAAGCTTATTATCAGCAGGGAGGAAACCTTCGTAAAACCGCTCAAAGTCTCTACACCCACTATAATACAACCCTTTATCGAATGGAAAACATTCAAAAGATAACGGGAATGGATTTAACCAATCATAAAGACCGTTTAAATCTGGAAGTCGCCTTAAAAGTCAAAAAATTACTTAACCGGTAG
- a CDS encoding cyclase family protein — protein MALRLIDLSQEIFEGMSVFPMHQPTFIMTNMTHEENQQKTGSNTLGFSARNLLISEHGGTHSDAVWEYKPSGATIDKMPLTHFWGSAICIDLTHITPQQRIGPTELRQAVKKSGQSIQAGDIVLMYTGHFDRYFNTEHWQTTYSGLSYEGAKWLAEQGVVNIGVDAPAIDHPEDTDFSGHLICGEYDITNTENLCNLHLVVNRRFLYMGLPLRIRDGSGSPIRAVALIEE, from the coding sequence ATGGCCCTAAGACTCATTGATCTATCCCAGGAAATATTTGAAGGAATGTCGGTGTTTCCCATGCATCAGCCGACCTTTATTATGACCAACATGACTCATGAAGAAAATCAGCAGAAAACAGGGAGTAACACCTTAGGCTTTTCAGCACGGAATTTATTAATTAGCGAGCATGGAGGGACTCATTCTGATGCCGTATGGGAGTACAAGCCTAGTGGTGCTACCATTGACAAAATGCCATTGACCCATTTTTGGGGGAGTGCTATCTGCATTGATTTAACCCATATAACACCTCAACAACGAATTGGCCCGACAGAACTTCGCCAAGCTGTAAAAAAATCCGGCCAATCCATACAAGCTGGAGATATTGTTTTGATGTATACAGGGCATTTTGATCGCTATTTTAATACGGAACACTGGCAAACTACCTACAGCGGTCTTAGTTATGAAGGAGCAAAATGGTTGGCAGAGCAAGGTGTCGTGAACATAGGCGTCGATGCACCAGCGATTGATCATCCGGAGGATACCGATTTTTCAGGGCATCTTATCTGTGGAGAATACGATATTACCAATACAGAAAATCTATGCAATTTGCATTTGGTAGTGAACCGACGGTTTTTATACATGGGTCTTCCCCTTCGAATCCGAGATGGCTCCGGTTCGCCGATTCGTGCCGTAGCCCTAATCGAAGAATAA
- the ftcD gene encoding glutamate formimidoyltransferase, with product MSTEKQYVLAVPNFSEGRRKDVIEAVAAPLKDREGVTLVSVEPEHDFNRSVITLIGEPEPLKKALLEMAGKSYELINMEEQQGSHPRIGAQDTIPLFPFKNISLEECTELAESIGKELYNRYEVPVFFSGNNARNEDRKALSFIRKGQYEGLKEVAHTDERKPDIGPAALHPTAGATIVSADTEGLTAYNVFLATEDVSIAKTIAKGVRGPSGGFSTVRAVGIKFPDHSGVVVSMNMFDCSATPLYRAFNFVKQEAARYGIAVTGSELVGPIKLDHVLNCFEYSLGLEGFNKEQILETHLMK from the coding sequence ATGTCGACAGAAAAACAATATGTATTAGCCGTACCAAATTTCAGCGAGGGACGGCGAAAGGATGTTATCGAAGCAGTTGCCGCACCATTGAAAGATCGTGAAGGAGTAACATTAGTCAGTGTGGAACCAGAACATGATTTTAATCGAAGTGTTATTACCCTCATCGGAGAACCAGAGCCCTTAAAAAAAGCTTTATTAGAAATGGCTGGAAAAAGTTATGAATTAATCAACATGGAAGAACAACAGGGAAGCCATCCTAGGATTGGTGCTCAAGATACGATTCCTTTATTTCCATTTAAGAATATCAGTTTAGAAGAATGTACCGAATTAGCCGAATCAATAGGAAAAGAATTGTATAACCGTTATGAAGTTCCTGTCTTTTTTTCCGGAAACAATGCCCGTAATGAAGATCGCAAAGCTCTCTCTTTTATCCGAAAAGGCCAGTATGAAGGGCTGAAGGAAGTAGCCCATACTGATGAGCGAAAACCTGATATCGGTCCAGCCGCTCTTCATCCGACAGCAGGGGCTACCATTGTCAGTGCTGATACAGAAGGATTGACGGCTTATAACGTCTTCTTGGCCACCGAAGATGTTTCCATTGCAAAAACAATCGCCAAAGGCGTACGTGGCCCTAGCGGTGGTTTTTCAACCGTTCGTGCCGTAGGTATTAAGTTCCCGGATCATTCCGGAGTGGTGGTTTCCATGAACATGTTTGATTGCAGCGCTACTCCTTTGTATCGAGCTTTTAATTTTGTGAAACAGGAAGCGGCTCGTTACGGAATTGCTGTAACAGGTTCCGAACTGGTAGGCCCGATCAAACTGGATCACGTCCTTAACTGCTTTGAATATTCTTTAGGACTGGAAGGGTTTAATAAGGAACAAATTTTAGAAACCCATTTAATGAAATAG
- a CDS encoding dihydroorotase — protein MKVDVVVTNARIPQGDDTVLTNILVKDEKIAGFVSELDGVTYDREIDAKGHLTLPGCFDSHTHFMDPGFEHRENFLTGTSSAAAGGLTTIMDMPCCSKPSVRSIPELESKLNRIKDKAIIDFAFWGGVTGEDIRNGDYHVVQEQADYGVCAFKVYMTPSVPTYERVTDPEMLEAFRLVAKTGLVVGIHAENFAMCDFYVKKFQAEGRTDGPAWAEARLELAEKAAIQLGISFAEETGARLHIVHMSTGIGAKLVGAAKQKGLDVTSEACPHYLMLNYQDSMTEHRQFAKIAPPLRTKKDNEELWEGLQNGSVDFMGTDHAPYEIETEKEGIVDGVALDIWNSFPGIPGVETLVPIMVSEGYLKGRLSLSRLVEVLSTNAAKQYGIYPKKGALHIGSDADFTIIDLEKEWTIDQKETYSMAKYNPLHGIKLKGKPYKTVVRGNTVYEDGKGIVGKPGYGQFVKRQNNQKLSRTIHFTGNDFRP, from the coding sequence ATGAAAGTAGATGTAGTGGTAACCAATGCACGAATTCCTCAGGGCGATGACACAGTATTAACCAACATTCTGGTAAAAGACGAAAAAATTGCTGGTTTTGTATCCGAACTAGACGGTGTAACCTACGATCGTGAAATTGATGCAAAAGGTCATTTAACCTTACCTGGTTGCTTTGACTCTCATACCCACTTTATGGATCCAGGTTTTGAACACCGGGAGAACTTTTTAACAGGCACTTCTTCTGCGGCCGCCGGTGGTTTAACAACAATTATGGATATGCCTTGCTGCTCCAAGCCTTCCGTTCGAAGCATTCCCGAACTGGAAAGTAAACTAAACCGGATCAAAGACAAAGCCATCATTGATTTTGCTTTCTGGGGCGGCGTAACTGGTGAAGATATCCGTAATGGCGACTATCACGTAGTGCAGGAACAGGCTGATTATGGAGTTTGCGCCTTTAAGGTTTATATGACACCTTCCGTTCCTACCTACGAGCGAGTAACCGATCCGGAAATGTTAGAAGCTTTTCGTCTGGTAGCAAAAACCGGGCTAGTCGTAGGAATTCATGCTGAAAACTTTGCTATGTGCGACTTTTATGTTAAAAAGTTCCAAGCAGAAGGACGTACCGATGGTCCCGCTTGGGCTGAAGCAAGATTAGAACTGGCTGAAAAAGCAGCTATCCAACTAGGAATCAGCTTTGCAGAGGAAACTGGTGCCCGGTTACACATTGTTCATATGAGTACAGGAATTGGAGCAAAATTAGTAGGCGCTGCAAAACAAAAGGGACTAGACGTTACTTCAGAAGCTTGCCCCCACTACTTGATGCTTAACTATCAAGATTCCATGACAGAGCATCGCCAATTTGCTAAAATTGCACCTCCCTTGCGAACCAAAAAAGACAATGAAGAATTGTGGGAAGGTCTTCAAAATGGAAGCGTTGACTTTATGGGTACCGACCATGCACCTTATGAGATTGAAACAGAAAAAGAAGGCATCGTCGATGGTGTTGCCCTTGATATCTGGAACTCTTTCCCAGGGATTCCCGGTGTCGAAACCTTGGTGCCTATTATGGTTAGCGAAGGCTATCTGAAAGGCCGCCTAAGCCTCAGCCGACTGGTAGAAGTATTAAGTACTAATGCAGCCAAACAATATGGTATTTATCCTAAAAAAGGTGCCCTACACATTGGCTCCGATGCTGATTTTACCATTATCGATTTGGAAAAAGAATGGACCATTGATCAGAAAGAAACTTATTCCATGGCAAAATACAACCCATTGCACGGCATTAAGCTAAAAGGCAAGCCTTATAAGACAGTAGTTCGAGGAAATACAGTTTATGAAGATGGTAAAGGCATTGTTGGAAAACCAGGATATGGACAATTTGTTAAGCGACAAAATAACCAGAAACTATCCCGAACCATTCATTTTACCGGAAATGATTTCAGACCATAA